Genomic DNA from Manihot esculenta cultivar AM560-2 chromosome 15, M.esculenta_v8, whole genome shotgun sequence:
CAACTTCTCTCCAAGCATCTTCAATGCTATACAAcaccttctcctttttcttttctttttccgttTCTACTTTTCTGGGCAAAACATGTTTATCAACCACTTGTTCACCTCTGCTACTAGTTTCTGCATGGGAATGCTTGGCCTCCAATGAAGACGATGATCTTGGAGATTCTACAGAGTAGAGATTGTCTATATATATGGGTGAGAAGTTCTTACGAACCTGGTTCTTGCTGCTATAATGGTGTCGGTAAAGATTACTATTATTATAATGGTAGCCACGATATGGTCTTCTGATTGTGGAATGTTTCCTGAAAGGACGATATGAACGAAGAGAGCAACAAAGGCGATTAGAACTGGTCTTGATGACCTTGATGGCACTAGAGAAGTTCAGGTTGTTACGGAATTTTGTTTCGATTGTCTTGGCGAAGCGTTTCCAGGCCTTCTTTGCCGGTTGAAGCTTCTTTTCCAGGCCCGAATAAGacattaagattttattttccttcttcGAAATGGATAAGGAGAGGATTTCTAAAGCAGCGCTTGCTTTTGTTGTCATGCACCTTCAGGTCGATCACTCTTGATAATTATAGGATTCACAAATGTTGGTGGTCCGAAAATGTCCCCATATGTTTCAGAATATGACAAGAATGCCACTCCTCAatgatagaaaattaaaaatacatacTGAAAGAATCGAAGAAGCTGCGCTGGCTTAGGATGGCAATAAAGGCAAATGAGActcaaagaaaaggaagaaaatctcTTCATAGTCAAGCTGTCTTAGTGATTAACTTTCGGCAGGGTTGGAGGTCCTAGTGAAAGCAAGCTTCGGTCCTAAGTTTGCCTCGGTGACGACAGCAGATATGTTACCACTCCAAGGTGGGCTCCAATTCCTGTACAACAGGAGATATTGTTAAGAAAGAGCTCGTGTGGTCTGAAATGATTACTTGAATCAAAATGTATAGCTGCTATTGCTCCCTTTCAACTGTCAACTGATCTATATACAAAAGTTAACGGTTCATAGTCTTCCTATCGCCATTAGTTTTAACTTTCGTAGTTTCTTATCCTAATACTATTGAATTGATGATGACGCAGTGTATATCTATAATATCTAGTAATTTGCCGGTTATTACTTGTCATCATCTTTGTGATTTCAGTTAGAAGTATTCTTCAATCCTCCTTTTTAAAATGATAAGAACAATAAGAataaaagcttttttttttccctatcACTAATGTGTTAAGCGCCTATCACATTAAATCATAAGCAGAGTGGCATTTTCCTTTGAAGAGCttcatgaaaaaattttattttgacatGTTCACTTTTGCaacttcacttttctttttctttttcttttttttctcttaagaAAGATATATATTCATAGCATAAAGGAATAATAGGTCCATGGTAGTTGCTTTACAGCTTCTTTGACATGTTCAGAAGCTTTTACGACTAAAATGAGAACCTTTTATTCAAGTACTTATTTCTCTTTAGCGTTTTAGGGATTTTTCATTCAGGCCTCTCGCCATTTTAAACATACATTTAAACAATGTTGATGTTATaaccaacaaaaaaaaaatattgaggtTGATACTATTATTTTGGAATTTATAATTTtcgtaattaattaaattttagagaaaaataatttataatatagtcaTAAGAGTTAACAAAacatataatttagttttttaatagtaagtaattaattttttagtttttatttgtttataataatctgtatttaaatttaatattaattaactatatattagagaaattaattcaaattaaatgaattaaatatatatatatatatatattaaaattagaaaaattaaaaataaaattcaaaggattaaaatatatatatatttttgttgtTGGTCGTGATTGTTTTGTGTTACctctaaatttttttcatttgattTCTGCTTCGCCTGCATTATTGTAAGTGATAGTGACGATATCTGCAATGATGTCGATGAGAAGGAGTTGGTTGGTGTTTTGAGTAGTGTGTCCATTCGTGTTTTTCAATTAGCATGTTTAAGTTTTGGTTTGATTTGTTGTCTTACTTAATCGACGTGGCTtgatttagttattttattgatttaatttgttttatatCGTGGAACTTTGAAATAACTGTTTGTATCCTCTTACTTTGCAGTGTCATGGGCCTTAAATGCTCCTCATActggtaaaataaaaataaaaaaatctagaaAAGATCTATATATCTGACAATGTCTCTAGTCTGCATGATATAATTTTAACGTAATAAAAGAATTCTTttagaaaattgaaaaaataaaaaggtgcTAAGAATTTCCTTGGGCCATATCTAATCCGTCAACAGTCAATTTTGTCGCTGGTGTTTTTAGTCAATACCAGTGTCCCAGCAGAGGCGTATACAAACGGCTCTCAGCTAGCTAGTTCTCCTCGCTCATCAGCTCAGAGAAAAATAGCACTCTCATGGCGAGCAAAGAGGAGGTGAACCAACTAGAGCTCTTCGGGTTTTGGGTTAGCCCATATGTGCTCAGAGTTGAGTGGGCACTGAAACTCAAGAGTCTTGATTATGTCTATACAGAACAAGACATCTTTAACAAGAGCTCTTTGCTTCTTCAATTAAATCCTGTCCATAAGAAAGTCCCTGTGCTTGTTCACGACCAAAAAGTAATCGCTGAGTCCCTCGTCATTCTTGAGTACATCGACGAGACATGGAAGCACAAGTACCCATTATTGCCTCAAGATCCTTATGAAAGAGCCCAGGCTCGGTTCTGGGCTAAATTTGCAGAACAGAAGGTGATTAATTGTTGATTGCTTGCTTAAAACTATAATCTAAATCCAAATTCCATTtctttaattactaattaattaccTTTCTTGAAGATTTTGGAAGCTGCATGGAATGCCCTGTGCTCCTTGGGTGATGAAAAAGAAAGAGCAATACAATTGACCATTGAAGCGCTGCAACACATAGAGGGAGAGCTAAAAGGGAAGCAATTCTTTGGAGGAGAACGAATTGGGTATCTGGACATTGCCGCAGGATGGATCTCTTACTGGTTGCCTgtctgggaagaagttgggtctATGAAGATCGTAGACACCCAGCAATTTCCAGCGATTTCTTCTTGGATGCATAGGTTTATCAATCATCCTGTGATCAAGGACAATTTGCCTCCGCGGGATAAGATGACCGTTTACTTCAACAGTCGCCGTGAAGTACTAACTTCTCAGCCTCATGGGTGGATTCGGATTTAATATCTTGATACGCCATTAGAACATGTATGTTAATCCTCTGCTTTAGAATAATGACAATAATGAATCTGGTCCCCAGTGGTGTGGCCCAGATCAATTAATTATCCTCTGCTATTATTACAGAAAATATTAAGTATTCCTAAGTGGGATTGCATATTCCTTCGATTGGTCTATGAAATCTTTGTttattgctttaaaaaaaaaaaaaaaaaaaactcaagtgACCCTTCAAGCTTGCAGTTGAACAATATAATATGTAAACTTTTGTAAAtaaattgttaatttatttatagcTCGGATTTAAAAACTTCCACTCTCCCGCATGATAAGTTCATATTACAGTATAGAAAAAAGAACAAAAACTGGTCTTCATGCCAACCAGGGCTTATTTTTCCAAAACCCTAGTGCTAACTAGCTTTTTAACTCCTTATTATATACAATAATTGCAAAAGTTGCAGTAGTATTTATTTATTCGCTGCCTTCTGTAGCATTGAATCGAGATCTAGGCCAGGGGCTAAGCAGACTGACTTCCTGTCTACCCTCCTTGACCCTCCTGGCGTCCTCCATGGAAATCTGGTATGCGTTTGCTACCACTTCCACCGGCATGGACCTGATTGCGGAGACCCGCCCTGCTAGTTGGCAAATTTTGGCTGCGTCATTTGTCTTGAAAGATACCCACTCCAGACCTTGGACGCTTGCCTTCTTCACTACCACGAAGTTTTGTGGGGCTACTATCATTTGGCCCTCCTGAACCTGTCCATCAAATACTGTGTTTCCCATGTCATCAGCCATTTGGACATGACTACTTCCTCTTGTGATGTAGCATATGCTGTGGGCATTCACGTTCCAGTGTGGTCCAAATATAGCATTCTGCGCCCAATTTCGTTATCATTAGTATATAGAACCAcagtataaattattatatgtattttttaaaatcttaccCTGTAGAGACACCTCTCTGAACACTGAGTTGGAGGTTTCTGAGTATGGGTATGTGGTGGCTATTGACATTGGTGATGCGGCCGGCACGTGGGTTGAAGATATCAGTATCTGATGCTTCCACGTGATCCCATCTCGAATTCTCGCTGTTGTTGTTCCTCCCTTATTTGTCTTTCTTCTTCTGGCTTCGTTGTGGACTTAGCACCTCAAGCCCGCGCTCAACACGTACAATCATCCCCCTGAAATCGCCCTCGCCCTTTAGCCTTCTTGCAATGTCGGTGTTCACATTGAAAGCTTCAGCTAGCATCCGCTCATCCATGCCTGAAAAGACATTCCCAGATGTTTCAAGTTCAACTGGTCTCCGGGTTTGGCGACTCTCGCTTCTCTTACTCTGTATTTCTCGTTGTGGATTCCCAGCCACGAAGAATTCCTggaaaatatatgtaaaatatCAAAAGTGAAGAAGATAACAATAAAATTGTCGCTCATTATAATACATGGGCTTAGTTGGTTCTTACTCTGTGATTTTCATCGAGCTGGTTGGTCGGATTGTTGGTGTCAATAACTTGAACCAGGACAAGAGGAGTCCGTCCATTGTTGTATACCCATTGAGCTACTCCTGCAGGCAAGGCAATGACATCGCCTTCTCGGATTAGCCGAACCTTTTGGTGCAGGTCTCTCTGCGGGATTGACTATATTGTGACTGAGACCCTGGCTGTGATTGTGACGACTGGAATGACATCGCCTTGCCTTCGCCGTCGTAGCACTACTAGTAAAGAGAAGAGAGGATTCTGTAGCTGTGCTATGGTAGATTGAAGGAGTGGACAGTGATGGGCTGGTATTTATGATGGAAAATAAGGATTGGGTTCAGAGTCTCGAAAGAGGCAAATCGTTCAGTGAGATGATTGCTTCTTTCTGCATGTGTATTTGTCTCTTTATTTTGCGTGGTTCATTACCCTTCTCGCTTACACATATATATCATTGCAGAGTACGTGTCGGTGATTCTCCTCCACGAGAAGCTCAATTAATTACTGTTAGTTCTCTCAAGTAGGGTGACATTGTTCTTGAGGTCCATCACCTTCAATGAAGCCTAAGCAGTGATGAGAACAATTTGATGGGATGATTCTACATAGGgcatatttttattgataatgtTGATTCCCACTAGTTTTCGTTTGTTTCCTTCTCTGTATTTATGCCTTatgttgattatatatataattttaacttaattaaTCTACAGTGATTCACACAAAATACCTCAAATATctgtaatttgaaaaatatttaattcctTTGATTAACTGCTTGAACTAAATGATTAAGGGTCTGAAATATAAAACTCTATTTTAAAGACGAAAATGATAAATAGGTAATTTTATTaaaccataaaaattaaataataatttttattttcatttaatgcCTCATTTtgcatatattaatatttatttaatgaacCCATTAATATGGGTGTAAATGCatattttctcataaaattGTTACAGagtgaattaaataaaatatatacagAGTGTAAATGAATATTTTCTCAAAACCAGTCCTAATTAATCCAGACAAgcataaagaaaattattaaatgcATTTTTGAATATTAATTATAGTACTTGTTACtcacataattttaattaaaattatgatatttaGTAATTGAAATAAATTCCGCTTGTAAGCACATAGAGCTgatcttaattatttttagggtaaactataatttagtccctctagtttagtgaaatgtaacctttcgtccctctgttttaaaaaaccttcaatttaatcactgtgatttttaaaaactatgccattagtccctcccattagattttcagttaaatcaccgttaattttagttaaaaagactaaaatacccattttctctccttctccttctccttccccttcctcttcttcttcttctccttcccgatcttcttcttctgcttatttttcttcttctcttttccgatcttcttcttcttcttcacttgTTCCTTTGCCTTTCTTTCCTCTCTTCTTCAACATGTTAATGGTCTCATGCTCAACACAAGCACCGTACTTCTTCTCCAGAAACAATGCAGCCTTGGTAACAAGACAATTAGAAAATGGAGATTTGTCATTGTTCATGACTATTGGCAAAGCTGCTTGGCGTTCTTCTTGAACCGTGTTTCTAGTTTGTTGAGTCTCATGGAATCGTAGCTTTAACCATTGGATAATAGACTCTTTCAGTTCTCTTTCCATTTGGTCATTATCTCCCAACCAACCAATAAGCTCTTCAAACTCTTAATCAGTTTCATATGAAACCCATGGTGAGCATGTAGGAATACTATCATTTGGATTAAACATGAATGGAAAACAAGCTCTTGACCCTTCCGAATCCAAAAAAGTGTTCATGCCAAGTGAAGCAGAATGCTTGAAAATTGAAACATTGTCTGATAGGCCCTTATGATCTGATATTTTCCTGAGCCGCAAAGTCAAACTCCCATCAGCAACAACCCGAGCATGCCCAGCAGGTGTAGCAGAAGCCCAATACAAACGACCTATAGAATCACTGCCCAGAAACTCCCTCCGCGTAGCTTGCTTTAGAAGTTGTGATTCTATGCTGGTAATCAGATTCTGCAGATGAAGAATGTCATCCTTAATGGTGCTCAACTCAGGACAATATGCTTGTGACTCTTTCAAAGCAACAGAAGGCACATTCTCCACATCCTGAATATTCATGTCTGATGAGAGAGAAGGTCCTGGATGATCTAAAGGAGTTGAAGAGTTTTTCCCAACATGTTCTTGCATGTTATTATGGTGGCAAATTTCACCCGTGTGCTCAGTTACTTGTTGCAGCCAGAAATTCTTCCCTACACTTAAGATTTTTCAATTCCATTGATAATGACCGCAATTTCTGCTGCAATTCAATTGTAGTTTCCACGCACTGCTCAAGGTGCTGACAAACAAGAGCAGAGTTGAGTAATTCATCACAAAGGAACTTAAGAAGAaaggagatcggaaaagagaagaagaagaagaagaagaagaagaagaagaagaagaagaagaagaagaagaagaagcaaaagaaggagatcgggaaggagaagaagaagaagaaaaagaggaagaagaagaaggagatcggaaaagagaagaagatcggaaaagagaagaagaaaaataagcagaagaaggagatcgggaaggagaagaagaagaagaagaggaaggggaaggagaaggagagagaatggatattttagtctttttaactaaaattaacgttgatttaactgaaaatctaacgggagggactaatgacatagtttttaaaaatcacagtgactaaattgaaggttttttaaaacagagggacgaaaggttacatttcactaaaccagagggactaaattatagtttaccCTTATTTTTATGAAACTCATTATTAAGCGGTTACTATTTTACGAGACCTACGTTTATTTTTAATTGGCCTATGCTTTCTTGTAGATTATTCTCACACAAACTCACGATTCCAATCTATAATTTCTCGATACACACTCGTGTATAGCTCATGGTCTTCCAAGAAAACCAACAACTAGCTATACATATAGTTGAACTCCTCTCTGCAAACTATCAACACGTACTACGTTGGTGAATATGTGTAAGGAAGAAAGGGTGTCGAATCATGCAATACACCAAGACAACCCTGCATgcagaaagaatcaagacgatTAACCAAACGATTTGCCACGTCCCAAAACAGAACCTGCTTTTTTCCCCTTAAATACCCTCTACCACTCACTACTCTTTCACCACAGTAGCCTTTCTTCTCCATAGTAGCTCCTCCTCTCTTACCAATGGCTTTCTCTTCTTTGCTCTCTCTAACTCTctgctttcttctttttttccacGTCTGTTTTGCTCAGACAGAACAAGGGCCTGGATTTTGGCCAAGGCCATATGGCCCAAAACGCTTCCAACGAGACGAGTGCCAATTCGAACGCCTAAATGTCCTCGAACCCTCTCGGAGGATCCAATCGGAGGCTGGTGTTACAGACGTCTGGGATGAAAATGATGATCAGTTCCAATGTGCTGGTGTTGTAGTTGTGCGCCATACTATTGAAGAAAGAGGCCTTCTATTGCCACAATACGTCAATGGACCAAAGCTCGTATACGTAGTTCAAGGTATGTGTTCTCGTGTGTTGTAGTAAATTTTTCTTGTATGCACATCCAAGAATTATCATCTTAATGCGATGAATTTTGCAGGTAGAGGTCTTCACGGGGCTGTATTACCAGGCTGTCCTGAGACGTTCCAGTCATCACAATCACAGCCACGGTCACAGTTTAGTCAAACGCGAAGAGAAAGCCAGAGGGACGAGCACCAGAAAGTTCGACAAATCCGAGAGGGCGACGTCGTTGCCTTGCCGACCGGAGTAGTTCAATGGGTTTATAATAACGGAAGGACTCCTCTAGTTCTAGTTGTTGCTGTCGACACCAGCAATCGGAACAACCAGCTCGACCCGAATGCCAGAGTAAGGACCATACAAAAACCCATATAATGACCGATCATTTTCTCCGATTCTTCTAActtaattttatatgttaacGATTCCAGTTATTCCTCGTTGCTGGAAACCCGCAAGAAGAATTACAGAGCCAGAGAGGTGAATTCGGGAGAGGTGAGGCGGGGATGGACCCAAGCCGGAGGCCGGGCAGGCGGGAAAGAACTGGAAACGTGTTTTCAGGCTTGGACGAGCAGTTGCTAGCTGAATCTTTCAACATCAACACTGACCTTGCAAGAAGGCTAAGGGGTGAAGAAGATTTTAGGGGCATTATTGTGAGGGTACAACGTGAGCTTCAGGTGGTAACCCCACAACAAAGCGCAGAAGAAGAAAGACAAATAAGAGAGGAACAAAGCCGCGAATCCCAAACAGGAACAGGTGGAAGCGGCGGATACATTAATGGCGTAGAGGAAACATTCTGCGCACTCAGGCTGCAACACAACTTGAACGACCACACAGAAACTGACGTCTTCAACCCACGCGCCGGCCGCATCACCAACGTCAACAGCAACAACCTCCCCGTCCTCTCTAGACTCCAACTCAGCGTTCAGAAAGGCATCCTCTACAGGGtaatctttttttaaaaaaaaaacatacataTCTACACATGCCCCGTTTATTATCTAGAAagaaaaattctaaaaaaaacgtttctaaattaatttggcGCAGAACGCAATGCTGGCACCATACTGGAACGTAAACGCCCACGCCGTCCACTACATCGTGAGAGGAAATGGTCAAGTCCAGGTGGTGGACGATAATGGGAACACAGTATTCGATGGGCAGGTTCGGGCAGGTCAAGTTATAACAACCCCACAAAACTTCGCTGTGGTGAAGAAGGCAAGCGCAGCAGGGTTGGAATGGGTATCTTTCAAGACTAATGACAATGCTCGAATTAACCAACTAGCCGGTCGGGTGTCAGCAATGAGATCAATGCCGGTGGATGTGGTGGCAAACTCATACCAGGTTTCCAGGGAGGAAGCCATGAGGCTGAAGGAGAGTAGGGAGGAAATGACAGTGTTGAGCCCTTGGTCTAGGTCTCGATTCAATGTTACTGAGGGCAGTGAATAAATTAAACACTGCAAATAtgcaattttaataattaaataagccTTATAGGGCATATGAGAAGTAGACTCATCTCCCTTAGTTTGTTTTACTACGAATGTTGATGTACATAGCATGCGGCAGAATGAAGTCTAGCTAGCTATCAGAGTACGAGTAAATAAACgccaataaaaaatatatatgtattacttcaaatcaaataattttgGTTCAATCTTCTCATATCATTTAcgtttatttttattcaattcaggaCATTTCCTTTATATCGGAATTTTATCTtaacaattattttatataaatatattgaattttttaaaataaattaaaatctagTGATTATAGTTTTAACTATTACAAATGAAAATTacctttattttataatttctcaTCATTAAATTTAGcctgaaaattttgatttttagacTAAATTTGAAATTACAAAACTaatttaggaaaaaaaattgaaattagacTAAATTGAACATCCAAGCAAGTATGGGCAAAGTTGAACATCTAGCCAATTTTTTGaaactcaaaaattaaaatcaatgtttgagtaattttttttttaacaatgcaATTGAATAATACTTGTGAGATTTAATATGGTTGATCTGATCCATAGAGATTCATAATGAAAATCCACGAAATTTTATGTCGGAaggttttttcttttagttttaatttaatttatgtttattgttattattattattattataaaggcCACTTGGCGACGGAGCAAGTGAGATTTGAAAAGCAGTTTAATTAGGTAGTAAACGTGGAGGCAACCAGAGAGACGCGCCAATATCTGACCCCAATTCCTTCTGATCTGCAAACCTCCCTAAAAATGTGACTCGCTGATTACTTCCCTCTCATTTCGCCCCCTCTTCTCTCTCACTCACTCACTTTACGCGAATGTTGGTTGGCTTCTTGATCTGCATTTTCTTGATGTTTCAATTTGCATGATTCAGTTCACTCAAAACAAAGAAaatcaaaacatgaaaaattcAATGTTTCTCCCTTTTGAAATCATACGAGGGTATTCTTCTATCAGGTCCTTCATGTGggagttttgaaattttaactGATTCTTGTTTTCCCCATTTTCTTGCTTGGTTGAGGGCCAATCTTTACAAGATTgaataaaaggaagaaaaagcaGGTTGATGAGAGGCCAAAGGAGAAAAAAACATATGCATCTATGAAGACTTGGGCACGGAAGTCGCCGCCGCACCACCTGATGCAGTTGTTGTCGGTTgagcttcttcttctgcaaattTTTCAGATGGAATGGCAGATCCAGTTAGTTATGTGAATTCTGAGCGGGACATCGAACAAGTAAGTTCTTTTCCCGTTTTTTCCCATtgttttattcttttccttttggTACCCAAAGGGCATTTTCTGGTATAGGGACAAGACTAATGCAAGGGAATGGATTTGAGTCTAGATCACCCCTTTTATAAACTTGGAAGTTAGAgaaataaaagtaatttatttgAAATGCAACAAATTTGTTGCattcagaaaatggaatcacCATATTTCATTCTTGTACCTTACATTACCATTAGCATCTGGGGAAGAAGGTATCTTAATCTTGTTtgcttgaaaaaaattaaataacctgCTTGGTATAATAAAGTAGGTCCATTTAGGGGCACTTGGATTCTTTATTTTCTCCTTCTGTGAAGAGTAAAAATTTTGGGATATAAGAACTTCTTGTGGTTTCCATTTCTTTTGGCTATCATTGTAATATtacttagttttttttttggttcatttccttttcttttgaaGGCACTTATTACTTTGAAAAAAGGCACTCAGTTAATCAAGTATAGCCGGAAAGGAAAACCCAAGTTTCGTGCATTCAGACTTTCTCCAGTGAGTTGCTGCTGCTTTCTGACATATTCAATTTTATGTCCACGAATCCTCTTGTTGTGGTTAAGCCTTTTGCTATGCAACTTTTTTTGGTCAAACAGCGTAGGACATTGTCTCTAGACAAATTTTTTAGGACATAAATCAATATTTCGTAAAGTCTAATCACACTTGGAAACTTATGCAGTTCTTAGTAGAAAGTGACTAAAATTTTGGTTGGTCCTATGAGAATCCAGCACCTGTGACTTGATTAGTCCTTTAGCCTTCCATTCTGATAAATTGGATGATATTGTGTTCTGAGTCCATAAGTTCATGCATGAGAATTTATTTGGATTTTTCATCTCATAAATTAGATTAAACTGGAATAGTAGTTTTAAATTTGATAGCCTGGTAATAATCTGCAGTCTGGTTTCTTTTCTAGGTGCTTATTGCAGTTCACATTGATAATCTATGTCTGGAGTGGACCTCTTGTGTTATAAGTGTTTACAGTGTATCTTTCAATAGCCTCAAGtgtataaataatttcaattttagtgATTTTAACAGGACGAAACAGCATTGATC
This window encodes:
- the LOC110602475 gene encoding uncharacterized protein LOC110602475; amino-acid sequence: MTTKASAALEILSLSISKKENKILMSYSGLEKKLQPAKKAWKRFAKTIETKFRNNLNFSSAIKVIKTSSNRLCCSLRSYRPFRKHSTIRRPYRGYHYNNSNLYRHHYSSKNQVRKNFSPIYIDNLYSVESPRSSSSLEAKHSHAETSSRGEQVVDKHVLPRKVETEKEKKKEKVLYSIEDAWREVVAKSPQLRPVDERAEEFIANFRREIKLQREKSIGEFEEMLARGA
- the LOC110601968 gene encoding glutathione transferase GST 23 gives rise to the protein MASKEEVNQLELFGFWVSPYVLRVEWALKLKSLDYVYTEQDIFNKSSLLLQLNPVHKKVPVLVHDQKVIAESLVILEYIDETWKHKYPLLPQDPYERAQARFWAKFAEQKILEAAWNALCSLGDEKERAIQLTIEALQHIEGELKGKQFFGGERIGYLDIAAGWISYWLPVWEEVGSMKIVDTQQFPAISSWMHRFINHPVIKDNLPPRDKMTVYFNSRREVLTSQPHGWIRI
- the LOC110601967 gene encoding legumin B, which gives rise to MAFSSLLSLTLCFLLFFHVCFAQTEQGPGFWPRPYGPKRFQRDECQFERLNVLEPSRRIQSEAGVTDVWDENDDQFQCAGVVVVRHTIEERGLLLPQYVNGPKLVYVVQGRGLHGAVLPGCPETFQSSQSQPRSQFSQTRRESQRDEHQKVRQIREGDVVALPTGVVQWVYNNGRTPLVLVVAVDTSNRNNQLDPNARLFLVAGNPQEELQSQRGEFGRGEAGMDPSRRPGRRERTGNVFSGLDEQLLAESFNINTDLARRLRGEEDFRGIIVRVQRELQVVTPQQSAEEERQIREEQSRESQTGTGGSGGYINGVEETFCALRLQHNLNDHTETDVFNPRAGRITNVNSNNLPVLSRLQLSVQKGILYRNAMLAPYWNVNAHAVHYIVRGNGQVQVVDDNGNTVFDGQVRAGQVITTPQNFAVVKKASAAGLEWVSFKTNDNARINQLAGRVSAMRSMPVDVVANSYQVSREEAMRLKESREEMTVLSPWSRSRFNVTEGSE